A section of the Leptotrichia sp. HSP-342 genome encodes:
- a CDS encoding twin-arginine translocase TatA/TatE family subunit, with protein sequence MGIFRDIGAPGLIVLILGALLIFGPKRLPELGESIGKMIREFKKSVSGIDLEKDENKNIEEKKEEK encoded by the coding sequence ATGGGAATTTTTAGAGATATCGGAGCACCAGGACTCATAGTCCTTATACTTGGGGCATTACTTATTTTCGGACCAAAAAGACTGCCTGAACTGGGAGAATCCATCGGAAAAATGATTCGAGAATTTAAAAAGTCAGTTTCTGGAATTGATTTGGAAAAAGATGAAAATAAAAATATAGAGGAAAAAAAAGAAGAGAAATAA
- a CDS encoding DUF4870 domain-containing protein: MNNNISEQKSIAGLKAFAVAFLINLSFFAGFSINAAVFPINLSFSMGFSLLIPIVALILEQENGFVRAYSKQTLVVTVLLLISTFLNIIIIAGNILFFVIFVILSVFQIIATVSSALKKEFKIPFIEKITDLLFVD; encoded by the coding sequence ATGAACAATAATATAAGTGAACAAAAGTCAATCGCAGGATTAAAAGCCTTTGCTGTTGCTTTTCTTATAAATTTGAGCTTTTTTGCGGGATTTAGTATAAATGCTGCCGTTTTCCCGATAAATCTAAGTTTTTCAATGGGATTTAGCTTACTAATACCAATAGTTGCATTAATTCTGGAGCAGGAAAATGGATTTGTACGGGCATATTCAAAACAAACATTGGTAGTAACGGTATTGTTATTGATTTCAACATTTTTAAATATTATTATAATTGCTGGAAATATTTTATTTTTTGTAATTTTTGTAATACTATCTGTATTCCAAATCATCGCAACAGTATCATCAGCATTGAAAAAAGAATTTAAAATTCCTTTTATAGAAAAGATTACAGATTTATTATTTGTAGATTAA
- a CDS encoding FTR1 family iron permease produces MGRNYLNKISIMLFLCFMLSFTNIIAKESYSNLYIKITDTTTAIKNSNQNEAKKLYSEIREEFKKVKNSDSTQGKKVQELLNKEKSALSENDLKEVTTALLAFEKEQNPVNDNEEKKKFQSRMYPALDILEKAIQSKNVELMKKEYLKFNGVWTRNESFIRSRSIPYYGKVETAMSFLRSSMEVEPFDYDSTMNSFNELKSAIKDYLDGKKIENNVSSTITLKEAVDMLKDALDAFKTGNKAKGQSKVKQFIQVWPTVEGDVSTRNSALYTKVETQTPIIMVKGAEKEYQEQLQGLITELSQIDTKAQYTFVDAMFILLREGVEALLIVLALVSSLKAANQKKGLRWVYAGAAFGILASVIIAFMLQALFPAVSSGTNREILEGIVGIFAVIMMIGIGFWLHSKSSLKSWKNYIDRKMDVVLSTGSFISMFVLSFLAVFREGAETILFYAGILPLISLQSLIIGIVSAILILVVIAFVLIYASSKIKIHQIFLVLTWTIYFLAFKMLGTSIHMLQVVGILPLHVVNFIPIVEILGIYANMEVFICQLILITIIAFATFKRKDK; encoded by the coding sequence TTGGGCAGAAATTATTTGAATAAAATAAGTATAATGTTATTTTTGTGCTTTATGCTATCTTTTACAAATATTATTGCAAAGGAAAGTTACAGTAACCTCTATATAAAAATAACAGATACAACAACTGCTATAAAAAATAGCAATCAGAATGAAGCAAAAAAACTTTATTCTGAAATCAGGGAAGAATTTAAAAAAGTAAAAAATTCTGATTCAACACAAGGAAAAAAAGTACAGGAGCTTTTAAATAAGGAAAAATCAGCATTATCAGAAAATGACCTAAAAGAAGTTACAACAGCATTGCTTGCCTTTGAAAAGGAGCAAAATCCTGTTAATGATAACGAGGAAAAGAAAAAATTTCAGTCAAGAATGTATCCTGCTTTGGATATATTGGAAAAGGCGATTCAGTCTAAAAATGTGGAGCTTATGAAAAAAGAATATCTGAAATTTAATGGCGTATGGACTAGAAATGAAAGTTTTATAAGAAGCAGAAGTATTCCTTACTATGGAAAAGTCGAAACTGCCATGTCCTTTCTTAGAAGCTCTATGGAAGTGGAGCCTTTTGACTATGACAGCACAATGAATTCTTTCAATGAATTGAAGTCTGCTATAAAGGATTATCTGGATGGAAAAAAAATAGAAAACAATGTTTCAAGCACAATCACATTGAAAGAAGCTGTGGATATGCTAAAAGACGCCTTGGATGCTTTTAAAACAGGAAATAAAGCTAAAGGACAATCAAAAGTTAAGCAGTTTATTCAAGTATGGCCAACCGTTGAAGGCGATGTAAGTACAAGAAATTCAGCATTATACACAAAAGTGGAAACTCAAACTCCAATAATTATGGTAAAAGGTGCTGAAAAAGAATATCAGGAACAACTACAAGGATTAATAACAGAATTATCACAAATTGATACAAAAGCACAATATACATTTGTTGACGCAATGTTTATACTTCTTCGTGAAGGTGTGGAAGCACTTCTTATCGTTCTGGCATTGGTAAGCAGTCTAAAAGCTGCAAATCAGAAAAAAGGATTACGTTGGGTATATGCAGGAGCTGCTTTCGGAATTTTAGCAAGTGTCATTATAGCATTTATGCTTCAAGCACTATTCCCTGCGGTATCTTCAGGAACAAACCGTGAAATTCTGGAAGGAATTGTAGGAATTTTTGCGGTTATAATGATGATTGGTATTGGGTTCTGGCTACATAGCAAGTCATCTCTAAAATCTTGGAAAAACTACATTGACAGAAAAATGGATGTTGTTTTGAGCACAGGAAGTTTTATTTCAATGTTTGTATTAAGTTTTCTTGCGGTATTTAGGGAAGGTGCTGAAACAATTCTATTTTATGCGGGAATTTTACCGTTAATTTCTTTGCAGAGCTTGATTATTGGTATTGTGAGTGCTATACTAATATTAGTTGTAATCGCATTTGTACTAATATACGCTTCTTCAAAAATAAAAATACATCAAATATTCCTTGTATTGACATGGACGATATATTTCCTTGCGTTTAAGATGCTTGGAACAAGTATTCATATGCTGCAAGTTGTAGGAATTTTACCGCTACACGTGGTAAACTTTATTCCAATAGTAGAAATTTTGGGAATTTATGCAAATATGGAAGTATTTATTTGCCAGTTAATTTTAATAACTATAATTGCATTTGCAACTTTTAAAAGAAAAGATAAGTAA
- the efeB gene encoding iron uptake transporter deferrochelatase/peroxidase subunit: MSDENNKKWFDKKISRRDFLKKAGMVGAGAAIGASGAGAIFANMFNDKANQVVGDEKISFYGQHQSGIATPVQKNVYFAVLDLHSLSKEEIKQMFKDWTDYSQKLMKGELVAPELKNHLVPPIDTGETVGLNPYRLTLTFGISPSFLDKLKLDNKKLDEFKDLPHFPRDQIKDKYKGGDICIQACADDAQVAFHAVRNLVRKGRALITLKWTQAGFLPIGNGKETPRNLFGFKDGTENPKNNNDFKNVVWYDKNNWLKDGTYMIVRRIQMHLETWDRTNLQEQENTFGRYKESGAPFGETDEFATIDINKKGPDGKPILPIDSHVYLAKKAEVKIARRAFSYSNGIDEVSGQFDAGLLFICFQKHPDQFIKIQNSLGNDDKLNEYITHVGTGIFACFGGIKEGEYIGQKLFE; encoded by the coding sequence ATGAGTGATGAAAATAATAAAAAATGGTTTGATAAAAAAATATCACGACGTGATTTTCTTAAAAAAGCTGGAATGGTTGGAGCTGGTGCCGCAATTGGAGCAAGTGGAGCTGGCGCAATTTTTGCAAATATGTTTAACGATAAGGCAAATCAAGTTGTTGGAGATGAAAAAATCTCATTTTATGGGCAGCATCAGTCAGGAATCGCTACTCCTGTTCAGAAAAATGTCTATTTTGCAGTACTAGATCTGCACTCTTTGAGCAAGGAAGAAATAAAGCAGATGTTCAAGGACTGGACTGATTATTCTCAAAAACTTATGAAAGGTGAACTAGTCGCTCCTGAACTGAAAAATCACCTTGTCCCTCCTATAGATACAGGAGAAACTGTTGGATTAAACCCTTATCGCTTGACATTAACTTTTGGAATAAGCCCCTCATTTCTCGATAAATTAAAACTGGATAACAAAAAATTAGATGAATTTAAAGATTTGCCACATTTTCCAAGAGATCAGATAAAAGATAAATATAAAGGTGGAGATATTTGCATTCAGGCTTGTGCAGATGATGCTCAAGTGGCATTTCACGCTGTAAGAAATCTTGTTCGTAAAGGACGTGCCTTAATTACTTTAAAATGGACTCAAGCTGGATTTCTTCCCATTGGAAATGGAAAAGAAACACCTAGAAATCTTTTTGGATTTAAAGATGGAACAGAAAATCCTAAAAATAATAACGACTTTAAGAATGTTGTATGGTATGATAAAAACAACTGGCTCAAAGATGGAACTTATATGATAGTAAGACGTATTCAGATGCATCTTGAAACTTGGGATAGAACTAATTTACAAGAACAGGAGAACACATTTGGAAGATATAAGGAAAGTGGCGCTCCATTTGGGGAAACAGATGAATTTGCAACAATTGACATAAATAAAAAAGGTCCAGACGGAAAACCAATTCTTCCCATTGATTCACATGTTTATCTTGCAAAAAAAGCTGAGGTAAAAATAGCACGCCGTGCCTTTTCGTATTCTAATGGAATAGACGAAGTGAGCGGACAGTTTGATGCAGGACTGCTATTTATATGTTTCCAAAAACATCCTGATCAATTCATAAAAATTCAGAACAGTTTAGGAAACGATGATAAACTGAACGAGTACATTACTCACGTTGGAACGGGTATTTTTGCCTGCTTTGGCGGAATAAAGGAAGGAGAGTATATTGGGCAGAAATTATTTGAATAA
- a CDS encoding NAD(+)/NADH kinase encodes MENSEKLENNDNLNNKRRLKKVRIVKSEYADETLLKNFYDYLKEKDIQEVFGVEEADLIISLGGDGTMLVAAKEAILRNIPVLAINMGSLGYLAEVKPQNAVKMLQDYENGNYKTEERAFLEVKYEDNVFYALNELVITKGGHEAHLIQVEVYSNDIFVNKYRADGIIVATPTGSTAYSLSAGGSIVHPGLNALSITPLAPQSLTARPIIVNGCEVLSFKATSRDDAVHLNIDGNQWFQIQENDLVTARLSKKKIRIIKPINSDYYSILRQKLKWGDSVL; translated from the coding sequence ATGGAAAATTCTGAAAAATTAGAAAATAATGATAATCTAAATAACAAAAGACGGTTAAAAAAAGTTAGAATTGTAAAAAGTGAATATGCAGACGAGACTTTATTAAAGAATTTTTATGACTATCTAAAGGAAAAAGATATTCAAGAAGTTTTTGGAGTGGAAGAGGCTGACTTAATAATTTCACTTGGCGGAGATGGAACAATGCTTGTTGCCGCAAAAGAAGCTATTTTAAGGAATATTCCTGTACTTGCAATAAATATGGGCTCTCTTGGTTATCTTGCTGAAGTAAAACCTCAAAATGCAGTAAAGATGTTACAAGATTATGAAAATGGGAATTATAAAACTGAAGAAAGAGCATTTTTAGAAGTAAAATATGAAGATAATGTTTTTTATGCACTAAATGAACTTGTAATAACAAAAGGCGGACACGAAGCACATTTAATACAGGTTGAAGTTTACTCAAATGATATTTTTGTAAATAAATACAGAGCTGACGGAATAATCGTAGCAACTCCTACAGGATCGACTGCTTACTCGCTTTCAGCAGGTGGTTCAATTGTCCACCCTGGACTAAATGCACTCTCCATAACACCTCTTGCACCACAAAGTTTAACAGCGCGTCCAATAATTGTAAACGGCTGTGAAGTTCTAAGTTTTAAGGCAACATCAAGAGATGATGCAGTCCATTTAAATATCGACGGAAACCAATGGTTTCAGATACAGGAGAATGATTTAGTAACTGCAAGATTATCAAAGAAAAAAATTCGAATAATAAAACCTATAAACAGTGATTATTACAGTATACTCCGACAAAAATTGAAATGGGGAGATTCTGTCTTATAA
- the recN gene encoding DNA repair protein RecN, which yields MLRELRLNNLAIIKKLDLEFNDKFIALTGETGAGKSIILDGISLLIGERSHTDMIRNGEESLFAEGIFELNENQKRRLNELGFEIDDDELIITRYFDRNAKSKITVNGARLTLSRLKELMVNIIDLVGQHEHQFLLNEEYHLHLLDRFLDDEGKELSKKIRENVNEIKKLNSRIRNIEEEKEKIAEKKDILEFQFNEINSLNLKENEDEELEEEYKILFNAGKINEKLGETSELLKEGEFSILSALGRAKRNLEQLSDLSESYSELYDKIESVLYEVEEISYSVDNFSGDVERDDEKLEKIVERIDAINKLKLKYGSTITEILEYKDKIEKDLSLVNFENEELENLKIEKNELVSQYFQDSEKLSQIRMEIAESLQNTIDIQLSDLNMENAKFKVEITKTEEITTHGINNAEFLIATNVGETFKPLAKIASGGEISRIMLALKTVFSAVDNISVLIFDEIDTGISGETVRRVAEKLRELSRNTQIICVTHSPQIAGKAQQQFFIKKEIENGLTETKVRELNTEERIREIARIISGDNITEASVNHAKEIMGLWDKKVLI from the coding sequence ATGTTAAGGGAATTAAGATTAAATAATTTAGCAATAATCAAAAAATTAGATTTAGAATTTAATGACAAATTTATTGCATTAACTGGAGAAACAGGGGCTGGTAAATCAATTATTCTAGATGGAATTTCACTATTAATTGGTGAAAGAAGTCATACAGATATGATTAGAAATGGGGAAGAAAGCCTTTTTGCAGAAGGAATTTTTGAATTAAATGAAAATCAGAAAAGAAGGTTAAATGAGCTTGGGTTTGAGATAGATGATGACGAACTTATCATAACACGATATTTTGACAGGAACGCCAAATCGAAGATTACCGTAAATGGTGCAAGACTTACTTTGTCAAGATTAAAGGAACTTATGGTGAATATTATTGATTTAGTTGGGCAGCATGAACATCAGTTCTTATTAAATGAAGAATATCATTTGCATTTACTTGACAGATTTCTTGATGATGAGGGAAAGGAACTTTCTAAAAAGATTCGTGAAAACGTAAATGAAATAAAAAAATTAAATTCAAGAATAAGGAATATTGAAGAAGAAAAAGAAAAAATTGCAGAAAAAAAAGATATTCTAGAATTTCAGTTTAACGAAATCAATAGCCTTAATTTAAAGGAAAATGAAGATGAAGAACTGGAAGAAGAGTATAAAATATTGTTTAATGCTGGAAAAATTAATGAAAAGCTGGGAGAAACTTCAGAACTTTTAAAAGAAGGAGAATTTTCGATTTTATCAGCACTTGGAAGAGCTAAGAGAAATTTAGAGCAGCTTTCGGATTTGTCGGAATCGTATAGTGAATTATACGATAAGATTGAGTCTGTGCTTTATGAAGTAGAGGAAATTTCGTACTCTGTAGATAATTTTTCTGGAGATGTTGAGAGAGATGATGAAAAACTGGAAAAAATTGTTGAAAGAATTGATGCGATTAACAAGTTGAAATTAAAATACGGCTCAACAATTACTGAAATCCTTGAATACAAGGATAAAATTGAAAAAGATCTGTCGTTAGTTAATTTTGAAAATGAAGAACTGGAAAATTTAAAGATTGAGAAAAATGAACTGGTAAGCCAGTATTTTCAAGATAGTGAAAAACTTAGCCAAATTCGTATGGAAATTGCAGAAAGTCTTCAAAATACAATTGATATTCAGCTAAGTGATTTAAATATGGAAAATGCAAAATTTAAGGTAGAAATTACAAAAACTGAAGAAATAACAACGCATGGCATAAACAACGCAGAATTTTTAATCGCAACAAATGTAGGAGAAACGTTCAAGCCACTTGCCAAAATTGCTTCAGGTGGAGAAATTTCACGTATAATGCTTGCTCTTAAAACGGTATTTTCAGCTGTTGACAATATTTCAGTGCTGATTTTTGATGAGATTGATACAGGAATCTCTGGAGAAACTGTAAGAAGAGTGGCAGAAAAATTAAGAGAGCTTTCAAGAAATACCCAGATTATCTGTGTAACTCATTCTCCGCAAATTGCTGGAAAAGCGCAGCAGCAGTTCTTTATAAAAAAAGAAATTGAAAATGGTCTTACAGAGACAAAAGTTCGTGAACTGAATACTGAAGAAAGAATAAGAGAAATTGCAAGAATCATTTCAGGTGATAATATTACTGAAGCATCTGTTAATCACGCTAAGGAGATAATGGGGCTATGGGACAAAAAAGTACTGATATAA
- the tatC gene encoding twin-arginine translocase subunit TatC, with translation MSKIDEQTLIEHLSEFRKRLIVTIVFFIIAFLISLVFCSSIYKLLTASFNQKLVVLGPNDILSIYLMLAGICAFSLTLPFASYQIWAFVRPALEEREAKVVLSYVPATFILFIAGLCFGFFFITPALLNVLLSFGDDLFNIQLTANSYLTFIIHTSLPLGIIFELPVIVAFLTSLHILTPQYLIKNRRYGYFILLVLAVVLTPADFISDLTMAAPLILLYEVSILVCKYIYKKRRNY, from the coding sequence ATGTCTAAAATTGATGAACAGACACTTATAGAACATCTAAGTGAATTTAGAAAAAGACTCATTGTAACAATCGTATTCTTTATAATAGCCTTTCTGATAAGCCTAGTATTCTGCTCTAGTATTTACAAATTATTAACAGCTTCTTTTAATCAGAAATTAGTTGTTCTAGGCCCTAACGATATTTTGAGCATTTATTTGATGCTGGCTGGAATATGTGCTTTCAGTCTAACTCTTCCATTTGCAAGTTATCAAATATGGGCATTTGTCCGTCCTGCATTGGAAGAAAGAGAAGCCAAAGTAGTTTTATCCTATGTTCCTGCAACCTTTATACTGTTTATTGCCGGTCTATGTTTTGGTTTCTTTTTCATAACGCCTGCATTATTAAATGTTCTTCTTTCATTTGGAGATGATTTGTTTAATATACAGCTTACAGCAAACAGTTATCTGACATTCATAATTCATACTTCCCTTCCACTTGGAATAATATTTGAACTGCCAGTTATTGTAGCCTTTTTAACATCGCTACACATTTTAACACCGCAATATCTAATAAAAAACAGAAGATATGGATACTTTATTTTACTAGTACTCGCAGTAGTATTAACACCTGCCGATTTTATAAGTGATTTAACAATGGCAGCTCCCTTAATCCTGCTGTATGAAGTGAGTATTCTTGTCTGCAAATATATTTATAAAAAAAGGAGGAATTACTAA
- a CDS encoding PspC domain-containing protein: MEKKLTKSASDKKIMGVCGGLAKYMDKDSNLIRIIAVVLAVLTGGSLVIAYLIAGFILPEGE, from the coding sequence ATGGAAAAAAAACTAACAAAATCAGCATCCGACAAAAAAATAATGGGTGTATGTGGTGGACTTGCAAAATACATGGATAAAGATTCTAACTTAATAAGAATAATAGCAGTTGTATTAGCAGTTCTTACAGGAGGATCGTTAGTAATCGCATATTTAATAGCAGGATTTATTTTACCTGAAGGAGAATAA
- the tpiA gene encoding triose-phosphate isomerase, which translates to MRKVIVAGNWKMNKTAKEAAQFFNELKPLVADVKNAGIVIGAPFTALETATRETAGSNIKIAAENMNAKESGAYTGEISPLMLKDLGVEYVILGHSERREYYHETDEIINEKVKSALAHNLKPILCIGEKLEEREAGTTNDVVKTQITGGLKDVTAAEMANVVLAYEPVWAIGTGKTATPEQAQEVHAFIRGLLTDLYGKEVAENVTVQYGGSMNDANAADLIAQTDIDGGLVGGASLIPEKFAVIIKAGDAAAK; encoded by the coding sequence ATGAGAAAAGTAATAGTAGCTGGAAACTGGAAAATGAACAAAACTGCAAAAGAGGCTGCACAATTCTTCAATGAATTAAAACCTTTAGTAGCAGACGTAAAAAATGCAGGAATCGTAATTGGAGCACCATTTACTGCATTAGAAACAGCAACTAGAGAAACTGCAGGAAGCAACATTAAAATCGCTGCTGAAAATATGAATGCTAAAGAAAGCGGAGCATATACTGGAGAAATTTCACCATTGATGTTAAAAGATTTAGGTGTAGAATATGTAATTTTAGGACATTCTGAAAGAAGAGAATATTACCACGAAACTGATGAAATCATCAATGAAAAAGTAAAATCAGCATTGGCTCACAATTTAAAACCAATCTTATGTATCGGAGAAAAATTGGAAGAAAGAGAAGCTGGAACTACTAATGATGTTGTAAAAACTCAAATTACTGGTGGGTTAAAAGATGTAACAGCTGCTGAAATGGCAAACGTTGTACTTGCTTACGAACCAGTATGGGCAATTGGAACAGGTAAAACTGCTACTCCAGAACAAGCTCAAGAAGTTCACGCATTCATCAGAGGATTATTAACTGATTTATATGGAAAAGAAGTTGCAGAAAACGTAACAGTTCAATATGGTGGATCAATGAACGATGCAAATGCAGCTGACTTAATCGCTCAAACAGATATTGACGGTGGATTAGTAGGAGGAGCAAGTTTAATTCCTGAAAAATTCGCTGTAATAATAAAAGCCGGAGATGCAGCAGCTAAATAA
- the secG gene encoding preprotein translocase subunit SecG: MLENLLIIALVILSIIMISVILLQPDRSQGLAKSSANILDEEKEGIEKFTEVVATLFLVVAILFQIVR, encoded by the coding sequence GTGTTAGAAAATTTATTAATTATAGCTCTAGTAATTTTATCAATCATCATGATAAGCGTAATCTTACTACAGCCAGATAGAAGCCAAGGTTTAGCGAAAAGTTCTGCTAACATCTTGGATGAAGAAAAAGAAGGAATTGAAAAATTTACAGAAGTTGTTGCAACGTTATTTCTAGTAGTTGCAATCTTATTCCAAATTGTAAGATAA
- the efeO gene encoding iron uptake system protein EfeO, translating into MKKMGMLLLIGALMVVSCGKDNASKEEGKAGTTAEQTANQGKVDLSKETAEYKKYVEGQIDLLLKETEDFAKLLKEGKLDEAKKFYPLIRMSYERSEPIAESFGESDVKIDYRLVDFKEEFKNEEGWKGFHRIEKILWEQNTTKGTEKYADDLVNDIKELRAKIATIEVTPDLMVTGAIDLLNEVSTQKITGEEEVFSHTDLYDFRANIEGAQKIFELFRPKLEQKDAKLVTTLDTEFKAVNQLLDKYMIDDNNYKLYTDLTKEDTKALAEAVTKLGEPLSQMGIVMDATSKK; encoded by the coding sequence ATGAAAAAAATGGGAATGTTACTGCTTATAGGAGCATTAATGGTGGTTAGTTGCGGAAAAGACAATGCTAGCAAAGAAGAAGGAAAGGCTGGAACAACGGCTGAACAGACTGCTAATCAAGGAAAAGTTGATTTGAGCAAGGAAACTGCTGAATATAAAAAATATGTTGAAGGTCAGATTGATTTGCTTTTAAAAGAAACAGAAGATTTTGCAAAATTATTAAAGGAAGGAAAATTGGATGAAGCTAAGAAATTTTATCCGTTAATCCGTATGTCTTACGAAAGATCTGAACCTATTGCTGAAAGCTTTGGAGAATCTGATGTTAAGATAGATTATCGTCTTGTTGACTTTAAGGAAGAATTTAAAAATGAAGAAGGATGGAAAGGTTTTCATAGAATTGAAAAAATATTGTGGGAACAAAATACCACAAAAGGAACTGAAAAATATGCAGATGATCTTGTAAACGACATTAAGGAGTTAAGGGCAAAAATTGCTACAATTGAAGTAACGCCTGATTTAATGGTTACAGGAGCGATTGACTTATTAAATGAAGTTTCGACTCAAAAAATTACTGGAGAAGAAGAAGTGTTCTCACATACTGATTTATACGACTTTAGAGCAAATATTGAAGGGGCTCAGAAAATTTTTGAACTATTCAGACCTAAATTAGAACAAAAAGATGCTAAGCTCGTAACAACTTTAGATACAGAATTTAAAGCAGTAAACCAACTTCTTGACAAATATATGATAGATGACAACAACTATAAACTGTATACTGACCTGACAAAAGAAGATACGAAAGCACTAGCTGAAGCAGTTACTAAACTGGGAGAACCTTTGTCACAAATGGGAATTGTAATGGATGCAACTTCTAAAAAATAA
- a CDS encoding tyrosine-type recombinase/integrase — translation MGQKSTDINNLKKKKLNSDKENLEKERDGNVKSSESSKNNDKKITRENKMQIREFLDFLEYEKGSSQNTITGYNRDLIQFFLFVKKDFSKVKEQDIFDYVEYISEKLRRNSVLRKVSAIKTFYRFCYLNKAIKKDPTGMVKSLKREHRLPEILTLKEMKQIVDNCPHTPEGIQNKLIIKILIATGARISETLNLEIKDVENQDYEFIKVLGKGSKYRIIPIYDSLENEIKNYLAIYRPKLKNASESFKIFPNTRREKFWKDLKTIAKNAGIEKNVYPHIFRHSLATILLGNGADVRIVQEILGHSNITTTEIYTHVEKSKLKMIYNNIKLGDD, via the coding sequence ATGGGACAAAAAAGTACTGATATAAATAATCTAAAAAAGAAAAAACTTAATTCAGATAAAGAAAATTTGGAAAAAGAAAGAGACGGTAACGTTAAAAGCAGTGAAAGTTCAAAAAACAATGATAAAAAAATAACACGTGAAAATAAAATGCAGATTAGAGAATTTCTTGATTTTTTAGAGTATGAAAAGGGAAGTTCTCAAAATACAATTACTGGATATAATCGAGATTTAATACAATTTTTTTTATTTGTAAAAAAAGATTTTTCGAAAGTAAAGGAACAGGATATTTTCGATTATGTTGAATATATAAGCGAAAAATTAAGACGAAATTCAGTATTAAGGAAAGTATCGGCAATAAAGACATTTTACAGATTCTGCTATCTAAATAAAGCAATTAAAAAAGATCCAACAGGAATGGTAAAGTCCTTAAAACGTGAACATAGATTACCTGAAATACTTACACTAAAAGAAATGAAGCAAATTGTAGATAACTGTCCACACACGCCTGAGGGTATACAAAATAAACTTATTATCAAAATTTTAATTGCAACTGGGGCAAGAATTTCAGAAACCTTAAATTTGGAAATAAAGGATGTGGAAAATCAAGACTACGAATTTATAAAGGTGCTTGGAAAAGGATCAAAATATAGAATAATACCAATTTATGATAGTCTAGAAAATGAAATAAAAAATTATTTGGCTATTTATAGACCAAAATTAAAGAATGCAAGTGAAAGTTTTAAGATTTTTCCAAATACTCGAAGGGAAAAATTTTGGAAAGATTTAAAGACTATTGCCAAAAACGCTGGAATTGAAAAAAATGTATATCCACACATTTTTAGACATTCACTTGCTACAATTCTGCTTGGAAACGGTGCTGATGTCCGTATTGTGCAAGAGATACTTGGACATTCAAACATAACAACAACAGAAATTTACACACATGTTGAAAAATCCAAATTAAAAATGATTTATAACAATATAAAATTAGGAGATGACTAA